Proteins co-encoded in one Labilithrix sp. genomic window:
- a CDS encoding FKBP-type peptidyl-prolyl cis-trans isomerase, with translation MRLVVPVQVSLVLVALGTSACSKLTEPAKEEPIQGEPVTNAAAAAPAPAPPPAPAPAPAPPPAPPSDPNAKLEIKDVVVGKGDEAKAGDVVRVHYVGQLTNGTEFDASKKHGDKPFEFPLGAGRVIKGWDQGVAGMKVGGKRKLTIPPELGYGARGAGSAIPPNATLVFDVELVEIVKK, from the coding sequence ATGCGTCTTGTCGTCCCTGTTCAGGTGAGCCTCGTCCTCGTCGCGCTCGGGACCTCCGCGTGCTCGAAGCTCACGGAGCCGGCGAAGGAAGAGCCCATCCAGGGCGAGCCGGTGACCAACGCCGCGGCGGCCGCGCCCGCGCCCGCGCCGCCTCCGGCTCCCGCGCCGGCCCCTGCCCCGCCGCCCGCGCCGCCGTCGGATCCGAACGCGAAGCTCGAGATCAAGGACGTCGTCGTCGGCAAGGGCGACGAGGCGAAGGCGGGCGACGTCGTGCGCGTGCACTACGTCGGCCAGCTCACGAACGGCACCGAGTTCGACGCGTCGAAGAAGCACGGCGACAAGCCGTTCGAGTTCCCGCTCGGCGCCGGCCGCGTCATCAAGGGTTGGGACCAGGGCGTCGCCGGCATGAAGGTCGGCGGCAAGCGCAAGCTCACGATCCCGCCCGAGCTCGGCTACGGCGCGCGCGGCGCGGGGTCGGCGATCCCGCCGAACGCCACGCTCGTGTTCGACGTGGAGCTGGTCGAGATCGTGAAGAAGTGA
- a CDS encoding hybrid sensor histidine kinase/response regulator, with protein MARVLHIEDDPRNRLLVRKLLSGDGHEVIDAADGLEGVRLAIAQRPDIVLVDLNIPGLDGFEVTLRLRTEASLNGVPIVAITAEGDRETSFAVGCDGFLQKPIDARNFAKQVASYIGGRRERMMSTPDVQGERLRIQSGRIVAHLEEKVAELSAANERLREVEKLRTEFYRNISHELATPLTPIVGYLRMLIDEELGDLSKPQQKALRAMDDCIRRLRSVMDNLIDVTGLETGKMRFFHKDYDFLDTVRRAIAWHADAFAERKITMLEEFPRGGLPGYGDSDRLGRAMSQLLDNAAKFTPEGGIVGVMVRPREAAYELVVADTGAGIPKERQDKVFDPFYQVDGSATRSFGGTGVGLAIARRVARGLGGDVKILQEGASIEGMFLGGAAFSLTVAKRAPTVVVDTATG; from the coding sequence TTGGCGCGCGTGCTGCACATCGAGGACGATCCGCGAAACCGGCTCCTGGTTCGCAAGCTTTTGTCGGGCGACGGCCACGAGGTGATCGACGCCGCCGACGGTCTCGAAGGCGTCCGCCTCGCGATCGCGCAGCGCCCCGACATCGTGCTCGTCGACCTGAACATCCCCGGCCTCGACGGCTTCGAGGTCACGCTCCGCCTCCGCACCGAGGCGTCGCTCAACGGCGTGCCCATCGTCGCGATCACGGCGGAGGGCGATCGCGAGACGAGCTTCGCGGTCGGCTGCGACGGCTTCCTCCAGAAGCCCATCGACGCGCGCAACTTCGCGAAGCAGGTCGCGAGCTACATCGGCGGTCGCCGCGAGCGCATGATGTCGACGCCCGACGTGCAGGGCGAGCGCCTCCGCATCCAGTCGGGCCGCATCGTCGCGCACCTCGAGGAGAAGGTCGCCGAGCTCTCCGCCGCGAACGAGCGCCTGCGCGAGGTCGAGAAGCTCCGCACCGAGTTCTACCGCAACATCTCGCACGAGCTCGCGACGCCGCTCACGCCGATCGTCGGCTACCTCCGCATGCTCATCGACGAGGAGCTCGGCGACCTCTCGAAGCCGCAGCAGAAGGCGCTCCGCGCGATGGACGACTGCATCCGTCGCCTCCGCTCCGTCATGGACAACCTCATCGACGTGACCGGCCTCGAGACCGGCAAGATGCGGTTCTTCCACAAGGACTACGATTTCCTCGACACCGTGCGCCGCGCCATCGCCTGGCACGCCGACGCCTTCGCCGAGCGGAAGATCACGATGCTCGAGGAGTTCCCGCGCGGCGGCCTCCCCGGCTACGGCGACAGCGATCGGCTCGGGCGCGCGATGAGCCAGCTCCTCGACAACGCGGCGAAGTTCACGCCCGAGGGCGGCATCGTCGGCGTCATGGTCCGACCGCGCGAGGCGGCCTACGAGCTCGTCGTCGCGGACACCGGCGCCGGCATTCCGAAGGAGCGCCAGGACAAGGTGTTCGATCCGTTCTACCAGGTCGACGGCTCCGCCACGCGCTCGTTCGGCGGCACCGGCGTCGGCCTCGCGATCGCGCGTCGCGTCGCGCGCGGCCTCGGCGGCGACGTGAAGATCCTCCAGGAGGGCGCCTCGATCGAGGGCATGTTCCTCGGCGGCGCCGCCTTCAGCCTCACCGTCGCGAAGCGCGCGCCGACCGTCGTCGTCGATACGGCCACCGGCTGA
- a CDS encoding chalcone isomerase family protein: MTRFRFLFAVVLGLFLTFTLGASAQGMIHTGDAIRTKSVGPFTAKVYAIRHDMASAPPQKTKQAVIDADVNKVFTWVMLRDVDSSKIQKALRDAFAMNGYGDAGKIGQFVGAFSKEEVKEKSTVVISYNATSKAVTITVKDGSSATVAGADFMKAVWRIWLGKIDQPSMGDQLIAKLPG; this comes from the coding sequence ATGACCCGCTTCCGTTTCCTCTTCGCCGTCGTCCTGGGGCTCTTCCTCACGTTCACGCTCGGCGCCTCGGCGCAGGGAATGATCCACACGGGCGACGCGATCCGCACGAAGTCGGTCGGTCCGTTCACGGCGAAGGTCTACGCGATCCGTCACGACATGGCGTCGGCGCCGCCGCAGAAGACGAAGCAGGCGGTCATCGACGCGGACGTGAACAAGGTCTTCACCTGGGTCATGCTCCGCGACGTCGACAGCTCGAAGATCCAGAAGGCGCTCCGCGACGCGTTCGCGATGAACGGCTACGGCGACGCCGGCAAGATCGGCCAGTTCGTCGGGGCGTTCAGCAAGGAAGAGGTCAAGGAGAAGTCCACCGTCGTCATCAGCTACAACGCGACGTCGAAGGCGGTGACGATCACGGTGAAGGACGGCTCCTCGGCCACGGTCGCGGGCGCCGACTTCATGAAGGCGGTCTGGCGGATCTGGCTCGGCAAGATCGACCAGCCTTCGATGGGCGATCAGCTGATCGCGAAGCTCCCCGGCTGA
- a CDS encoding peptidyl-prolyl cis-trans isomerase, whose amino-acid sequence MIRSAVPAVTLASFLFACGANPGATTTVTGNSEANVAARATEPRTTDPTGAAPTRESQPNPIGALGGGGGAPSGPPAPAFRTTGESSPASGAQDPEPAAAPTQPPPKRIGARHVLVQWMGAQGAPTSVVRSRDQAQAVAEEVLRKARAKADFARLVVDYSDEPNAGARGGSLGVFGHGKMVPEFEEAAFKLQVGQISGIVESPFGFHIIQRTE is encoded by the coding sequence GTGATCCGCTCCGCTGTACCCGCCGTCACGCTCGCCTCGTTCCTCTTCGCTTGCGGCGCCAACCCCGGCGCGACCACGACCGTCACGGGGAACAGCGAGGCCAACGTGGCGGCCAGGGCGACCGAGCCGCGCACCACCGATCCGACCGGCGCAGCCCCGACGCGCGAGTCGCAGCCGAACCCGATCGGCGCGCTGGGCGGCGGCGGCGGCGCACCGTCGGGTCCGCCCGCTCCGGCGTTCCGCACGACCGGCGAGAGCAGCCCCGCCTCGGGCGCGCAGGATCCGGAGCCGGCGGCCGCGCCGACGCAGCCGCCGCCGAAGAGGATCGGCGCGCGGCACGTCCTCGTGCAGTGGATGGGCGCGCAGGGAGCGCCGACCTCGGTGGTGCGGTCGCGCGACCAGGCGCAGGCGGTCGCGGAGGAGGTGCTGCGCAAGGCCCGCGCGAAAGCGGACTTCGCGCGCCTCGTGGTCGACTACTCGGATGAGCCCAACGCCGGCGCCCGCGGCGGCTCGCTCGGCGTCTTCGGTCACGGCAAGATGGTCCCCGAGTTCGAAGAGGCGGCGTTCAAGCTTCAGGTCGGCCAGATCTCCGGCATCGTCGAGTCTCCCTTCGGCTTCCACATCATCCAGCGCACGGAATAG
- the mltG gene encoding endolytic transglycosylase MltG: MARRARAAPGGEGAMSTSEAKVPLSGKGERRKRKGRRRTSSKPDGKPRKTWLIWLLAGALLAVFFTYLFVIFPSRGGPGTGKDVEVVVDRDEPASAVAEKLAAAGLLSSPRVFALYVKITGLRAAPGQHLLTDDASPHELVRRLEREGHAARAKVTIPEGFTRFDIAKRLQALHVAWSQAFLDASSSAELLREVGIDGDSAEGYLFPATYELPYDSDPKEIVRRLVAELDRRWVQLEQNHRLGRAQLEQSLGWNKREILTLASMVEKEAAVDDERPIIASVFLNRLRDPAFKRKVLQCDPTSGYGCLALRDKIPACAGYTGKVTHAINVDPANTYSTYVHEGLPPGPIANPGTKSLQAVLAPATTKYLYFVVRGDRRHAFSETLEEHNTAVKDFRERTSKDH, from the coding sequence GTGGCTCGACGCGCGCGCGCGGCGCCGGGCGGCGAAGGCGCGATGAGCACGTCGGAGGCGAAGGTCCCGCTCTCGGGCAAGGGCGAGCGCCGCAAGCGCAAGGGCCGGCGCCGCACGTCGAGCAAGCCGGACGGCAAGCCGCGAAAGACCTGGCTGATCTGGCTCCTCGCCGGCGCGCTCCTCGCCGTCTTCTTCACGTACCTCTTCGTGATCTTCCCGTCGCGCGGCGGACCGGGCACCGGCAAGGACGTCGAGGTCGTCGTCGATCGCGACGAGCCCGCGTCGGCGGTCGCGGAGAAGCTCGCCGCCGCGGGCCTCCTCTCGTCGCCGCGCGTCTTCGCGCTGTACGTGAAGATCACCGGTCTCCGCGCGGCGCCGGGCCAGCACCTCCTCACCGACGACGCGAGCCCGCACGAGCTCGTCCGGCGCCTCGAGCGCGAAGGTCACGCGGCGCGCGCGAAGGTGACGATCCCGGAGGGCTTCACGCGCTTCGACATCGCGAAGCGGCTCCAGGCGCTCCACGTCGCGTGGAGCCAGGCCTTCCTCGACGCGTCGTCGAGCGCGGAGCTGTTGCGCGAGGTGGGGATCGACGGCGACAGCGCGGAGGGCTACCTCTTCCCCGCGACGTACGAGCTCCCGTACGACAGCGATCCGAAGGAGATCGTGCGGCGGCTCGTGGCGGAGCTCGATCGACGGTGGGTGCAGCTCGAGCAGAACCACCGCCTCGGTCGCGCGCAGCTCGAGCAGAGCCTCGGCTGGAACAAGCGCGAGATCCTCACCCTCGCGTCGATGGTCGAGAAGGAGGCCGCGGTCGACGACGAGCGCCCCATCATCGCGAGCGTGTTCTTGAACCGCCTCCGCGATCCGGCGTTCAAGCGCAAGGTGCTGCAGTGCGATCCGACGTCGGGCTACGGCTGCCTCGCGCTGCGCGACAAGATCCCGGCGTGCGCGGGCTACACCGGGAAGGTCACGCACGCGATCAACGTCGACCCCGCGAACACGTACTCGACCTACGTGCACGAGGGCCTGCCGCCGGGCCCGATCGCGAACCCGGGGACGAAGTCGCTCCAGGCCGTGCTCGCCCCCGCCACCACGAAGTACCTCTACTTCGTCGTCCGCGGCGATCGGCGGCACGCCTTCAGCGAGACGCTCGAGGAGCACAACACGGCAGTGAAGGACTTTCGCGAACGTACGTCGAAGGATCACTAA
- a CDS encoding cysteine desulfurase, translated as MPYLDWNATTPPHPDVLAAMRAASERAWANPSSVHAHGRAARAVVEDARAAVAALTGTDARDVVFTAGGTEANNLALRSLAHGGTLVTSRLEHPSITRVAEALEREGGAIVRWLAVRDGAIDLEDLDRALAEPRGPTLVTVQAVNHETGIVQPVAETIARARAANARVHVDAVQGWGKLEVPSGWDTASIAPHKMRGPKGIGALACREGVKVASLLLGGSQEKGVRPGTVDAALAAGFGHAAEIARTSPARWAALAPLRDRLEAELVRLGARSVSHGKPRAPHVVSTTWPAWTGAELVAALDLEGVSVSSGAACSAGTVEPSPVLLAMFDPDTAKRGLRLSLGDTTTEKDITLTLAAFTHITARP; from the coding sequence ATGCCGTACCTCGACTGGAACGCGACGACGCCCCCTCATCCGGACGTGCTCGCGGCGATGCGCGCGGCGAGCGAGCGCGCGTGGGCGAACCCGTCGAGCGTGCACGCGCACGGTCGCGCGGCGCGCGCGGTCGTCGAGGACGCGCGCGCGGCGGTCGCGGCGCTCACCGGCACCGACGCGCGCGACGTGGTCTTCACCGCCGGCGGCACCGAAGCGAACAACCTCGCGCTGCGGTCGCTCGCGCACGGAGGCACCCTCGTCACGAGCCGCCTCGAGCACCCGTCGATCACGCGCGTGGCGGAGGCGCTCGAGCGCGAGGGCGGCGCGATCGTGCGCTGGCTCGCGGTTCGCGACGGCGCGATCGATCTCGAGGACCTCGATCGCGCGCTCGCCGAGCCCCGCGGGCCCACGCTCGTGACGGTCCAGGCCGTCAACCACGAGACCGGGATCGTGCAGCCCGTCGCGGAGACGATCGCGCGCGCCCGCGCCGCGAACGCGCGCGTGCACGTCGACGCGGTGCAAGGCTGGGGCAAGCTCGAGGTGCCCTCCGGCTGGGACACCGCCTCGATCGCGCCGCACAAGATGCGCGGGCCGAAGGGGATCGGCGCGCTCGCGTGCAGGGAAGGGGTGAAGGTCGCGTCGCTCCTCCTCGGCGGATCGCAGGAGAAGGGCGTGCGCCCCGGCACCGTCGACGCAGCGCTCGCGGCCGGCTTCGGCCACGCCGCCGAGATCGCGCGCACGTCCCCCGCGCGATGGGCCGCGCTCGCGCCGCTCCGCGATCGGCTAGAGGCCGAGCTCGTCCGCCTCGGCGCCCGAAGCGTCAGCCACGGAAAGCCGCGCGCCCCTCACGTCGTCAGCACGACATGGCCCGCGTGGACCGGCGCCGAGCTCGTCGCCGCCCTCGACCTCGAAGGCGTCAGCGTCTCGAGCGGCGCAGCCTGCAGCGCCGGAACGGTCGAGCCCTCCCCGGTCCTCCTCGCGATGTTCGACCCCGACACCGCCAAACGCGGCCTCCGCCTCTCCCTCGGCGACACGACGACCGAGAAAGACATCACCCTCACCCTCGCCGCCTTCACCCACATCACCGCCCGCCCATAA
- the glk gene encoding glucokinase codes for MTIHVLAGDIGGTRARFAIFEVSGAMPRLVHQDTLESRSYRTFEACLKDFLDRGRLSIAAASMGIAGPVVDQRVKTTNLPWTIDARSLTKRFAIEKVTLLNDLVAAGLGAIASPPKNVVSVYNGRPKTKGGNLAVIAAGTGLGEAMFIWDGDEHIACATEGGHTDFAPRNGVEDELLAYLRAEYGRVSYERIASGSTISVVHRFFVQEQRVKESKDAAAKVANAEDPNVAIVELALSGKSEAATRALDLWCSVYGSEAGNLALKSLSTAGVFLCGGVSGSLASVLASGLPSRKKRKGASPFIEAFLDKGRLRPVVEAIPVAVCMEKKAGLLGAATHAASAALADKKKKTRSR; via the coding sequence ATGACGATCCACGTCCTCGCCGGAGACATCGGCGGCACCCGCGCCCGCTTCGCGATCTTCGAGGTCAGCGGAGCGATGCCGCGCCTCGTTCACCAGGACACGCTCGAGAGCCGCTCCTACCGCACGTTCGAAGCGTGCCTGAAGGACTTCCTCGATCGCGGCCGCCTCTCGATCGCGGCGGCGAGCATGGGCATCGCCGGTCCCGTCGTCGACCAGCGCGTGAAGACGACGAACCTCCCGTGGACGATCGACGCGCGGTCGCTCACGAAGCGCTTCGCGATCGAGAAGGTCACCCTCTTGAACGATCTCGTCGCGGCCGGTCTCGGCGCGATCGCGTCGCCGCCCAAGAACGTGGTGTCGGTCTACAACGGGCGGCCGAAGACGAAGGGCGGCAACCTCGCCGTCATCGCCGCAGGGACCGGCCTCGGCGAGGCGATGTTCATCTGGGACGGCGACGAGCACATCGCGTGCGCGACGGAGGGCGGCCACACCGACTTCGCGCCGCGGAACGGGGTCGAGGACGAGCTCCTCGCGTACCTCCGCGCCGAGTACGGCCGCGTCAGCTACGAGCGCATCGCGTCGGGGTCCACCATCTCCGTCGTCCATCGCTTCTTCGTCCAGGAGCAGCGGGTCAAGGAGTCGAAGGACGCGGCGGCGAAGGTGGCGAACGCGGAGGATCCGAACGTCGCGATCGTCGAGCTCGCGCTGAGCGGAAAGAGCGAGGCGGCGACGCGCGCGCTCGATCTCTGGTGCAGCGTCTACGGCTCGGAGGCGGGCAACCTCGCGCTCAAGTCCCTCTCGACCGCGGGCGTGTTCCTCTGCGGAGGCGTCTCCGGCTCGCTCGCCTCCGTGCTCGCGAGCGGCCTCCCTTCACGCAAGAAGCGCAAGGGCGCGAGCCCCTTCATCGAGGCGTTCCTCGACAAGGGCCGCCTCCGCCCCGTCGTCGAGGCGATCCCGGTCGCGGTGTGCATGGAGAAGAAGGCGGGCCTCCTCGGCGCCGCGACCCACGCCGCGAGCGCCGCGCTCGCGGACAAGAAGAAGAAGACACGCTCACGCTGA
- the ruvX gene encoding Holliday junction resolvase RuvX codes for MCALDPGAVRIGVAVSDELGLMAHPRGALAARPRPAFLDALGALVRAENIGRIVVGLPLDLKGTEGEAARRVRDLAQAIADATGCDVELFDERLTTVEAQRALTDSGLSRKESRARIDEAAATAILQAWLDARARRRAAKAR; via the coding sequence GTGTGCGCGCTGGATCCCGGCGCGGTCCGGATCGGGGTGGCGGTCTCCGACGAGCTCGGCCTGATGGCCCACCCTCGCGGCGCGCTCGCCGCGAGGCCGCGCCCCGCGTTCCTCGACGCCCTCGGCGCGCTGGTCCGCGCCGAGAACATCGGCCGGATCGTGGTCGGTCTCCCGCTCGATCTGAAGGGCACCGAGGGCGAGGCAGCGCGCCGCGTCCGCGATCTCGCGCAGGCGATCGCGGACGCGACCGGCTGCGACGTGGAGCTCTTCGACGAGCGGCTCACCACGGTGGAGGCGCAGCGCGCGTTGACCGACAGCGGCCTGAGCCGCAAGGAGTCGCGCGCGCGGATCGACGAGGCGGCCGCGACCGCGATCCTGCAAGCGTGGCTCGACGCGCGCGCGCGGCGCCGGGCGGCGAAGGCGCGATGA
- the hisS gene encoding histidine--tRNA ligase, whose translation MNDVLPGVIGRWHAVEEAFGRAMERLGYREVRTPYVEHTPLFVRAIGEATDVVEKEMYSFKHHDDALTLRPEGTASAVRAFVEHGVHNTEPVTRWYYVGPMFRAEKPQAGRYRQFYQVGAECFGDAGPGCDAEMIDALVELMKEIGIASPDVFVSSIGGLETRAKYRDLLVAHLERMKDKLSPDSQRRLAQNPLRVLDSKHPLDQEAIQTAPAILDHLVEADRAHWDGLRRQLDALGTSYQVDAKIVRGLDYYARTLFEIKGGYDKLGAGSTLAGGGRYDGMVKDLGGPDIPAIGFAAGLERLLIASGLEVSPSVVDVFVAPVGADAHAQALVLGRDVRRAGWRCEVDTRGASMKALLRRSDALGARVGLILGEQELAEGVVVVKDLAARTQDKVPRADVVARVSAILSSGK comes from the coding sequence ATGAACGACGTCCTCCCCGGCGTCATCGGTCGCTGGCACGCGGTCGAGGAGGCCTTCGGCCGCGCCATGGAACGGCTCGGCTACCGCGAGGTCCGCACGCCGTACGTCGAGCACACGCCGCTCTTCGTCCGCGCGATCGGCGAAGCGACCGACGTCGTGGAGAAGGAGATGTACTCCTTCAAGCATCACGACGACGCGCTCACGCTGCGGCCGGAGGGCACCGCGAGCGCGGTCCGCGCGTTCGTCGAGCACGGCGTCCACAACACCGAGCCGGTGACGCGCTGGTACTACGTCGGCCCGATGTTCCGCGCGGAGAAGCCGCAGGCGGGCCGCTACCGCCAGTTCTACCAGGTCGGGGCGGAGTGCTTCGGCGACGCGGGCCCCGGCTGCGACGCGGAGATGATCGACGCGCTCGTCGAGCTGATGAAGGAGATCGGGATCGCGTCGCCGGACGTGTTCGTCAGCTCGATCGGCGGCCTCGAGACGCGTGCAAAGTACAGGGACCTCCTCGTCGCGCACCTCGAGCGGATGAAGGACAAGCTGTCGCCCGACTCGCAGCGGCGCCTCGCGCAGAACCCGCTCCGCGTCCTCGACTCGAAGCACCCGCTCGATCAGGAGGCGATCCAGACCGCGCCCGCGATCCTCGACCACCTCGTCGAGGCCGATCGCGCGCACTGGGACGGGCTCCGGCGCCAGCTCGACGCGCTCGGCACGAGCTACCAGGTCGACGCGAAGATCGTCCGCGGCCTCGACTACTACGCGCGCACGCTCTTCGAGATCAAAGGCGGGTACGACAAGCTCGGCGCCGGCAGCACGCTCGCGGGCGGCGGCCGCTACGACGGCATGGTGAAGGACCTCGGCGGCCCCGACATCCCCGCGATCGGGTTCGCGGCCGGGCTCGAGCGGCTCCTCATCGCGTCGGGCCTCGAGGTCTCGCCGAGCGTGGTCGACGTCTTCGTCGCGCCGGTCGGCGCGGACGCGCACGCGCAGGCGCTCGTGCTCGGGCGCGACGTGCGGCGCGCGGGCTGGCGCTGCGAGGTCGACACGCGCGGCGCGTCGATGAAGGCGCTCCTCCGCCGCTCGGACGCGCTCGGCGCGCGCGTCGGGCTCATCCTCGGCGAGCAGGAGCTCGCGGAGGGCGTCGTCGTCGTGAAGGACCTCGCCGCGCGCACGCAGGACAAGGTCCCGCGCGCGGACGTCGTCGCCCGCGTCTCCGCGATCCTCTCGAGCGGCAAGTAG